From one Micromonospora siamensis genomic stretch:
- the kdpF gene encoding K(+)-transporting ATPase subunit F, with the protein MSAVNAVGLVLAIGLGVFLVVALLFPERF; encoded by the coding sequence GTGAGCGCCGTCAACGCCGTCGGCCTGGTGCTGGCGATCGGCCTGGGCGTGTTCCTGGTCGTCGCCCTGCTCTTCCCGGAGCGCTTCTGA